The following proteins are encoded in a genomic region of Entelurus aequoreus isolate RoL-2023_Sb linkage group LG01, RoL_Eaeq_v1.1, whole genome shotgun sequence:
- the tmt1a.3 gene encoding methyltransferase-like protein 7A, translated as MTSWLLKTCKLLCLCFTLPLRLLDVFGLRAAYKRLFPRLMYNMTFRYNDLMHREKRQLFRNVNTFANSDGTLRLLEIGCGSGANFQFYPYGCTVLCADPNPHFETYLRRSMDANKHLTYEAFLVLPAEDMREVEDASVDVVVCTLVLCSVQDVKKVLQEVRRVLKTGGAFYFMEHVVSSPSTWTHFLQHTLEPLWLYIVDGCIITRATWKDLESAGFSQVNIKHLAAPISLVIRPHIQGYCIK; from the exons ATGACTTCTTGGCTTCTGAAGACTTGCAAGCTGCTTTGCTTGTGCTTCACTTTACCTTTGCGCCTCCTGGATGTGTTCGGTTTACGCGCGGCGTACAAACGTCTCTTCCCCCGGCTCATGTACAACATGACGTTCCGGTACAACGACTTAATGCACAGAGAGAAGAGACAACTCTTCAGGAACGTGAACACGTTTGCCAACAGCGACGGAACGCTTCGCCTGCTTGAGATCGGCTGTGGCAGCGGCGCCAACTTCCAGTTTTACCCGTATGGTTGCACCGTGCTCTGCGCCGACCCCAACCCGCACTTTGAGACCTACCTGCGGAGGAGCATGGACGCCAACAAGCACCTGACCTACGAGGCCTTCCTGGTGCTCCCTGCAGAGGACATGAGGGAGGTGGAGGACGCGTCTGTGGACGTCGTGGTGTGCACGTTGGTGCTGTGTTCTGTCCAGGACGTCAAGAAGGTTCTGCAGGAAGTTCGACGCGTGCTGAAAACA GGTGGAGCTTTCTACTTCATGGAACATGTGGTGTCAAGTCCCTCCACCTGGACACACTTCCTGCAACACACACTTGAGCCCTTGTGGCTCTATATTGTAGATGGATGCATCATTACGAGAGCGACATGGAAAGATCTGGAGTCAGCTGGCTTTTCTCAAGTCAACATTAAACACTTGGCGGCTCCAATCTCTCTAGTGATACGACCACATATCCAGGGATATtgcattaaataa
- the atf1 gene encoding cyclic AMP-dependent transcription factor ATF-1, with protein sequence MSLGGSPVTVVQLPGGQLQVQGVIQSPQSSVIQAPQVQTSQGSDSDDSHDSSDSGVTPQKTRELLARRPSYRKILNELSSEGLPPTEGKDSSTTSGVSGVTIPAPIYQTTTGQYITVTPNGTIQLTNPGPDGVQELQVAMANPTGGQQGTTILQYAQTPDGQQILVPSNQVVVQGGEVQTYQIRTAPTSGSLPQALVMASSLGLSQSKPDDPTMKREIRLAKNREAARECRRKKKEYVKCLENRVAVLENQNKTLIEELKTLKELYCVKTG encoded by the exons atGTCACTTGGTGGTTCTCCTGTGACCGTCGTCCAGCTGCCAGGGGGTCAGTTACAGGTGCAAGGAGTGATCCAGTCTCCTCAGTCGTCGGTCATTCAGGCCCCACAGGTGCAGACTTCGCAG GGTTCAGATAGCGACGATTCACATGATTCTTCAGACAGTGGAGTTACACCGCAAAAAACCAGAGAGCTACTGGCCAGACGGCCGTCATACAG AAAAATCCTCAATGAACTTTCATCCGAGGGACTACCACCCACCGAGGGGAAGGACAGCTCGACCACCTCAGGAGTGTCGGGTGTGACCATACCTGCACCCATCTACCAGACCACCACTGGCCAGTACA TCACCGTAACTCCTAATGGAACCATCCAGCTGACAAACCCAGGACCTGATGGCGTTCAGGAACTGCAGGTGGCCATGGCCAACCCTACTGGAGGCCAGCAGGGGACAACCATCCTCCAGTATGCTCAGACCCCCGACGGCCAGCAGATATTGGTACCAAGTAACCAGGTCGTTGTGCAGG GAGGAGAAGTACAAACGTACCAAATTCGCACGGCGCCGACATCAGGCTCTCTGCCTCAAGCCTTAGTGATGGCCTCATCCCTAGGTCTGTCTCAGAGCAAACCCGATGATCCAACAATGAAGAGGGAAATTAGACTCGCAAAGAACAG GGAAGCAGCCCGCGAGTGTCGACGAAAGAAGAAGGAATATGTCAAATGCCTGGAGAACCGAGTGGCCGTGCTTGAGAACCAAAACAAAACCCTGATCGAGGAGCTCAAAACTTTGAAAGAACTTTATTGTGTCAAAACTGGATAA